In Streptomyces sp. SID8374, one genomic interval encodes:
- a CDS encoding ATP-binding cassette domain-containing protein: MTDAIVLDGVHKRYGEKRALDGLDLTVAAGTVHAVLGPNGAGKATAVRIMSTLLRSDAGRVTVAGLDVRERASDVRRRIGLLGQHAAVDEQLGGRQNLEMFGRLYHLGARRAGSRADELLERFGLADTGRKAVKQYSGGMRRRLDLAASLITEPAVLFLDEPTTGLDPRGRAEVWDAVRSLVGGGTTVLLTTQYLEEADQLADRISLIDEGRAAAEGTSDQLKALVGGDRIDIVLRDASRLAEAAALLGSPGPLLDPDRRLISAPAPDRMAALTRAVRTFEEAGIEAEDIAVRRPTLDEVFLSLTGTPGTVKPAGEQAVDETEVAA, encoded by the coding sequence GTGACCGACGCGATCGTCCTGGACGGCGTACACAAGAGGTACGGGGAGAAACGCGCCCTCGACGGGCTGGACCTCACGGTCGCAGCCGGCACCGTCCACGCGGTGCTCGGCCCCAACGGGGCGGGCAAGGCCACCGCCGTACGGATCATGTCGACGCTGCTGCGCTCCGACGCGGGCCGGGTCACCGTGGCCGGTCTCGACGTCCGCGAGCGGGCCTCCGACGTACGGCGGCGGATCGGGCTGCTCGGGCAGCACGCGGCGGTGGACGAGCAGCTCGGGGGCCGGCAGAACCTGGAGATGTTCGGGCGCCTGTACCACCTGGGCGCACGCCGGGCGGGCAGCCGGGCCGACGAACTCCTGGAGCGGTTCGGGCTCGCGGACACCGGGCGCAAGGCCGTGAAGCAGTACAGCGGCGGGATGCGCAGGCGACTCGACCTGGCCGCCTCACTGATCACCGAACCGGCCGTCCTCTTCCTGGACGAGCCCACGACGGGCCTGGACCCGCGCGGCCGGGCCGAGGTCTGGGACGCGGTCCGGTCCCTGGTCGGCGGCGGCACCACCGTCCTGCTGACCACGCAGTACCTGGAGGAGGCGGACCAGCTGGCCGACCGGATCTCGCTCATCGACGAGGGCAGGGCCGCCGCCGAGGGCACGTCCGACCAGCTCAAGGCGCTCGTCGGCGGCGACCGCATCGACATCGTCCTGCGCGACGCGAGCCGCCTGGCGGAGGCGGCCGCGCTGCTCGGGTCCCCGGGCCCCCTCCTCGACCCGGACCGCCGGCTCATCAGCGCCCCGGCCCCGGACCGGATGGCGGCCCTGACACGGGCGGTCCGGACCTTTGAGGAGGCGGGCATCGAGGCGGAGGACATCGCGGTGCGCCGCCCGACGCTGGACGAGGTGTTCCTGTCCCTGACGGGAACACCCGGGACCGTGAAGCCCGCCGGCGAACAGGCAGTGGACGAGACGGAGGTGGCGGCATGA
- a CDS encoding PadR family transcriptional regulator, producing MSAIRLLVLGAVRMHGRAHGYQVRNDLEFWGAHEWSNAKPGSIYHALKQMAKQGLLLAHETAPSTAGGPPRTEYEVTEEGLAEYRTLLRDAIRSYDQNLDVLSAAIGFIVDLPREEAVALLKERVEGMKEWRKSVTDYYTPEDGPESLGHIGEIMNLWVHSADAGAEWTRGLIARIEGGAYTFAGEGAPFVGVLAEGEENPYATGVPDPGDND from the coding sequence ATGTCCGCGATCCGGCTGCTGGTCCTCGGCGCCGTACGCATGCACGGTCGCGCGCACGGCTACCAGGTCCGCAACGACCTGGAGTTCTGGGGCGCGCACGAGTGGTCCAACGCCAAGCCCGGGTCGATCTACCACGCCCTGAAGCAGATGGCGAAGCAGGGGCTGCTCCTCGCGCACGAGACGGCCCCCTCCACCGCGGGCGGCCCGCCGCGCACCGAGTACGAGGTGACGGAGGAGGGCCTCGCGGAGTACCGCACCCTCCTGCGCGACGCCATCCGCTCCTACGACCAGAACCTCGACGTCCTCTCGGCGGCGATCGGGTTCATCGTCGACCTGCCCCGCGAGGAGGCGGTGGCGCTGCTCAAGGAGCGGGTGGAGGGCATGAAGGAGTGGCGGAAGTCGGTCACCGACTACTACACGCCCGAGGACGGCCCCGAATCCCTCGGCCACATCGGCGAGATCATGAACCTGTGGGTGCACTCGGCCGACGCGGGCGCGGAGTGGACCCGGGGGCTGATCGCACGGATCGAGGGCGGGGCGTACACCTTCGCGGGCGAGGGCGCCCCGTTCGTCGGCGTGCTCGCCGAGGGCGAGGAGAACCCCTACGCGACGGGTGTCCCCGACCCGGGGGACAACGACTGA
- a CDS encoding aldehyde dehydrogenase family protein: MSFFHELAHQYIDGEWRTGSGSWDIIDFNPYNGEKLAAITVATALEVDQAYRAAERAQQEWAATNPYERRAVLERALRITGERTEEIVEAVIDELGGTRPRAEFEVRGASEVLREAIRQSLRPTGRLLPAVSDGRENRLYRLPVGVIGVISAFNFPFLVTMKSVAPALALGNAVVVKPHQSAPVVGGGLIAKIFEDAGLPAGLLNVLVTDSAEIGDAFIEHPVPKVISFSGSDRVGRHIAATAAGFFKRTILELSGNSALVVLEDADVEYAVQAAVFSRFLYQGQVSMAANRILVDRSVAAEFTERFTAEVAALTSGDPRDPETRIGPVVNALQADALTALVDRAVADGATALVRGRTRGNVVEPTVLTGLPDDSPLLEQEILGPVALLMTFDGEDDAVRIVNDSPYGLSGAVHTGDAERGVRFAQRIVSGMFHVNDSTVQDDPLVAFGGEKTSGVGRLNGEAVVEAFTTQKWLSIQHGRSVFPF, translated from the coding sequence ATGTCCTTCTTCCATGAACTGGCCCACCAGTACATCGATGGCGAGTGGCGCACGGGCAGCGGCTCATGGGACATCATCGATTTCAATCCCTACAACGGTGAGAAACTCGCCGCGATCACTGTCGCGACCGCGCTGGAGGTCGACCAGGCCTACCGGGCGGCCGAGCGCGCGCAGCAGGAGTGGGCGGCCACCAATCCGTACGAGCGGCGGGCCGTCCTGGAGCGGGCTCTGCGCATCACCGGTGAGCGCACCGAGGAGATCGTCGAGGCGGTCATCGACGAGCTGGGCGGCACCCGGCCGCGCGCCGAGTTCGAGGTGCGCGGCGCGAGCGAGGTCCTGCGCGAGGCGATCCGGCAGTCGCTGCGGCCCACGGGACGCCTGCTGCCCGCCGTCTCCGACGGCCGGGAGAACCGGCTGTACCGGCTCCCCGTCGGTGTCATAGGCGTGATCAGCGCCTTCAACTTCCCTTTCCTGGTGACGATGAAGTCGGTCGCGCCCGCGCTGGCGCTCGGCAACGCGGTCGTCGTCAAGCCCCACCAGAGCGCACCCGTCGTGGGCGGCGGGCTGATCGCGAAGATATTCGAGGACGCCGGGCTGCCGGCCGGACTGCTCAACGTCCTGGTCACCGACAGCGCCGAGATCGGCGACGCGTTCATCGAACACCCCGTGCCCAAGGTGATCTCGTTCAGCGGCTCCGACCGCGTCGGCCGCCACATAGCCGCCACCGCCGCCGGGTTCTTCAAGCGGACCATCCTCGAACTCAGCGGCAACAGCGCCCTGGTGGTGCTGGAGGACGCCGACGTCGAGTACGCGGTGCAGGCGGCCGTCTTCAGCCGCTTCCTCTACCAGGGCCAGGTCAGCATGGCGGCCAACCGCATCCTGGTGGACCGTTCGGTGGCCGCCGAGTTCACCGAACGCTTCACCGCCGAGGTGGCCGCCCTCACGTCCGGCGACCCGCGCGACCCGGAGACCCGGATCGGTCCGGTCGTCAACGCCCTCCAGGCCGACGCCCTGACCGCCCTGGTCGACCGCGCGGTCGCGGACGGCGCGACAGCGCTCGTACGGGGCCGCACCCGCGGCAACGTCGTGGAGCCGACCGTCCTCACCGGCCTCCCCGACGACTCCCCGCTGCTGGAGCAGGAGATCCTCGGCCCCGTGGCCCTGCTGATGACGTTCGACGGCGAGGACGACGCCGTACGGATCGTCAACGACAGCCCCTACGGGCTGAGCGGCGCCGTGCACACGGGCGACGCGGAGCGCGGGGTGCGGTTCGCGCAGCGGATCGTCAGCGGGATGTTCCACGTCAACGACTCCACCGTCCAGGACGATCCGCTGGTCGCGTTCGGCGGCGAGAAGACGTCAGGCGTGGGGCGGCTGAACGGCGAGGCGGTCGTGGAGGCGTTCACGACGCAGAAGTGGCTGTCGATCCAGCACGGCCGCTCGGTCTTCCCCTTCTGA
- a CDS encoding helix-turn-helix transcriptional regulator, translating to MGRVGPVSAGESSGSVVRRILLGSQLRRLRESRGITREAAGYSIRASESKISRMELGRVSFKARDVEDLLTLYGVADDAERDALLGLAREANVAGWWHSYGDVLPGWFQTYVGLEGAASLIRIYEVQFVHGLLQTEAYAHAVVSRGMRGASDAEIDRRVALRLERQKALVSERAPVFHAVLDEAALRRPYGERDVMRAQLRHLIDMSEQPNITLQVMPFSYGGHAGESGSFTMLRFPESDLSDIVYLEQLTSALYLDKAEEVAQYEKAMGCLRKDSPGPEESRDLLRGLLQLT from the coding sequence ATGGGGAGGGTAGGACCAGTGTCGGCAGGCGAGTCGAGTGGATCGGTGGTGCGGCGCATCCTGCTGGGCTCTCAGCTCAGAAGGCTGCGGGAGTCGCGCGGTATCACCCGTGAGGCGGCCGGCTACTCCATCCGGGCCTCCGAATCGAAGATCAGCCGCATGGAGTTGGGACGGGTGAGCTTCAAGGCCAGGGATGTCGAGGATCTGCTCACGCTCTACGGTGTCGCGGACGACGCGGAGCGCGACGCGCTTCTCGGCCTGGCCCGCGAGGCCAATGTGGCGGGCTGGTGGCACAGTTACGGAGATGTACTGCCCGGCTGGTTCCAGACCTATGTGGGTCTGGAGGGGGCGGCCTCTCTCATCCGTATCTATGAAGTCCAGTTCGTGCACGGCCTGTTGCAGACCGAGGCCTATGCCCACGCCGTCGTCTCCCGCGGAATGCGCGGCGCGTCCGACGCCGAGATCGACCGCCGGGTAGCGCTGCGCCTGGAGCGCCAGAAAGCGCTCGTGTCCGAGCGGGCCCCGGTCTTCCACGCCGTTCTCGACGAAGCCGCGCTGCGCCGCCCGTACGGCGAACGCGACGTGATGCGCGCCCAATTGCGGCATCTGATCGACATGTCGGAGCAGCCGAACATCACGCTTCAGGTCATGCCTTTCAGTTACGGAGGGCATGCGGGCGAGAGCGGTTCGTTCACCATGCTCCGATTCCCGGAATCCGATCTGTCGGACATTGTCTATTTGGAGCAGCTGACAAGTGCGCTCTATCTGGACAAGGCAGAGGAAGTCGCGCAGTACGAAAAGGCCATGGGCTGCCTGCGCAAGGACAGTCCCGGGCCTGAGGAGAGCCGGGATCTCCTGCGAGGACTCCTCCAACTGACATGA
- a CDS encoding ATP-binding protein: MLEPLRQGLPPTDPSGVAGSASCALPARFEAVGGARQFTRSTLDRWQLSDRFDDVALVVSELVTNALRHALPSDPPREFQDPPVRLHLMRWSSRLVCAVRDPSRESPVAGEAADSAESGRGLFLVECVSDSWGWHPSPAPAGEFPAAPLHGKVVWALFRLSDCAKNGQ; this comes from the coding sequence ATGCTCGAGCCGTTACGGCAGGGGCTTCCCCCGACCGACCCCTCAGGGGTCGCCGGCTCGGCCTCCTGCGCTCTGCCCGCCCGTTTCGAAGCGGTCGGCGGAGCACGGCAGTTCACCAGGTCCACCCTGGACCGATGGCAGCTGAGCGACCGTTTCGACGATGTCGCCCTGGTGGTGTCCGAGCTCGTCACCAACGCCCTGCGCCACGCGCTGCCGAGCGACCCGCCCCGGGAGTTCCAGGACCCGCCGGTGCGGCTGCATCTGATGCGCTGGAGCTCGCGGCTGGTCTGCGCGGTGCGCGATCCCAGCCGGGAGAGCCCGGTGGCGGGCGAGGCGGCGGACTCCGCCGAGTCGGGCCGCGGTCTGTTCCTGGTGGAGTGCGTCAGCGACAGCTGGGGCTGGCACCCCTCACCCGCGCCGGCCGGTGAATTCCCGGCCGCGCCCCTGCACGGCAAGGTGGTCTGGGCGCTGTTCCGGCTCTCGGACTGCGCGAAGAACGGACAGTAA
- a CDS encoding DUF397 domain-containing protein, which yields MHHVYNGMAATELRGVVWQKSRHSNSQGSCVEFAKLPGGDVAMRNSRHPDGPALVYTPAEIEALLLGVKDGEFDHLTTA from the coding sequence GTGCACCACGTGTACAACGGCATGGCGGCCACAGAGCTTCGCGGAGTCGTCTGGCAGAAGAGCAGGCACAGCAACTCCCAGGGATCCTGCGTGGAGTTCGCGAAACTGCCCGGAGGGGATGTCGCGATGCGGAACTCCCGCCATCCCGACGGGCCCGCACTCGTCTATACGCCGGCCGAGATCGAGGCGCTGCTGCTCGGCGTCAAGGACGGCGAGTTCGACCACCTGACGACGGCCTGA
- a CDS encoding FUSC family protein has protein sequence MSWLRALKETARSGLEIERQRLEPLIAFRGAAGLALVVGTSLVLFGPEIAASSAFGAFQAAIATFQRSWRPRPVLALVSGASLAVSTFLGYVTASHPVLFLCVLGAWTFLAGLAWAAGPTGGIIASSNVAIMLVTITLPTSVADAAAHAGMILVGGVVQAALIVLFPVRRWGAQRDALADALAAEADYARRLRHDPVAPFDPLPLMTARSAAAVTPRQARRRPAELHGARGIAERLRPVLASLADPAMGVPDDGLERAWVNELLGAAGSVLDAAARAVRYGEPVHLSATDLGVLKTPDNDVILVGPARRAADRLAALLDDVLEIAEGTGTESGLPENLTPDTRHRPTLLRLVPVVLKAMRRELHHHSPILRHAIRVAVVAVAGYFVGAALPLGHGYWAPMTAVMVMRPEFSQTYGRSVARFCGTLIGIGLATAIVQTTHPDARLSALLAVVCAGLMYLLMRTGYAVGQVCVSGYVVFLLGMAGDDWSQTVTERIVLTLVGGLLAMISYAIYPAWETPRLRNRLADWLVADGRYAATVVDRYADPAHRDLDEVRDALIATREARVAWQEALATAQHEPVRHRGISRAAATDAQHALAQLGRSAMVLEAHLPARSADPVPGAAQLAEALRRATEKGAKAVRERRLPDWQPVVDAVAHWDVPTPTEDGTAPAGDPVVRRGAALLLEALEEFTRALDERGGSTRVSSTLAEN, from the coding sequence ATGAGCTGGCTCCGGGCGCTGAAGGAGACCGCCCGCTCGGGGCTGGAGATCGAGCGGCAGAGACTCGAACCGCTCATCGCCTTCCGCGGGGCGGCCGGTCTCGCCCTCGTCGTCGGCACGAGCCTGGTCCTCTTCGGACCGGAGATCGCGGCCAGCTCGGCGTTCGGCGCCTTCCAGGCGGCCATCGCCACCTTCCAGCGCAGCTGGCGCCCACGCCCCGTGCTCGCCCTCGTCTCCGGTGCCAGCCTCGCCGTCTCCACGTTCCTCGGCTACGTCACCGCCTCGCACCCCGTGCTCTTCCTCTGCGTGCTCGGCGCCTGGACCTTCCTCGCCGGTCTGGCCTGGGCGGCGGGCCCGACGGGCGGGATCATCGCCTCGTCCAACGTCGCGATCATGCTGGTGACGATCACCCTGCCCACCTCCGTGGCGGACGCCGCCGCCCACGCCGGGATGATCCTGGTCGGCGGGGTGGTCCAGGCGGCGCTGATCGTCCTGTTCCCGGTCCGCAGATGGGGCGCCCAGCGCGACGCGCTCGCCGACGCGCTGGCGGCCGAGGCCGACTACGCCCGGCGCCTGCGCCACGACCCGGTCGCCCCCTTCGACCCGCTGCCCCTGATGACCGCCCGCAGCGCCGCCGCCGTCACCCCGCGCCAGGCCCGCCGCCGCCCCGCCGAACTCCACGGCGCCCGGGGCATCGCGGAACGGCTGCGTCCGGTCCTCGCCTCGCTGGCCGACCCGGCGATGGGCGTCCCCGACGACGGCCTGGAGCGGGCCTGGGTGAACGAGCTGCTCGGCGCCGCCGGGTCCGTGCTGGACGCCGCCGCGCGGGCCGTCCGCTACGGCGAACCCGTCCACCTCTCCGCCACCGACCTCGGCGTCCTCAAGACCCCCGACAACGACGTGATCCTCGTCGGCCCCGCCCGCCGCGCCGCCGACCGCCTCGCCGCCCTGCTGGACGACGTCCTGGAGATCGCGGAGGGCACCGGCACCGAGAGCGGCCTGCCCGAGAACCTCACCCCCGACACCCGGCACCGCCCGACCCTGCTGCGGCTCGTGCCGGTCGTGCTGAAGGCGATGCGCCGCGAGCTGCACCACCACTCCCCGATCCTGCGCCACGCGATCCGGGTCGCGGTGGTCGCCGTGGCCGGGTACTTCGTGGGCGCCGCCCTGCCGCTCGGCCACGGCTACTGGGCGCCGATGACCGCCGTCATGGTGATGCGCCCGGAGTTCTCGCAGACGTACGGCCGCTCCGTGGCCCGCTTCTGCGGCACCCTGATCGGGATCGGCCTCGCCACCGCCATCGTGCAGACCACCCACCCCGACGCCCGGCTCTCCGCGCTCCTGGCGGTGGTCTGCGCCGGGCTGATGTACCTGCTGATGCGGACCGGGTACGCCGTCGGCCAGGTCTGCGTCTCCGGCTACGTCGTCTTCCTGCTCGGCATGGCGGGCGACGACTGGTCCCAGACCGTCACCGAACGCATCGTGCTCACCCTGGTCGGCGGGCTCCTCGCGATGATCTCGTACGCCATCTACCCGGCCTGGGAGACCCCGCGGCTGCGCAACCGGCTGGCCGATTGGCTGGTGGCGGACGGGCGGTACGCGGCGACGGTGGTCGACCGGTACGCGGATCCGGCCCACCGCGACCTGGACGAGGTACGGGACGCCCTGATCGCGACCCGGGAGGCCAGGGTCGCCTGGCAGGAGGCGCTGGCGACCGCCCAGCACGAACCCGTACGCCACCGGGGCATCTCGCGCGCCGCCGCCACCGACGCCCAGCACGCCCTGGCCCAGCTCGGCCGGTCCGCGATGGTGCTGGAGGCCCACCTTCCGGCCCGGTCGGCCGACCCGGTGCCCGGCGCCGCCCAGCTGGCCGAGGCGCTGCGCCGGGCCACCGAGAAGGGCGCCAAGGCGGTACGGGAGCGGCGGCTGCCCGACTGGCAGCCGGTGGTGGACGCGGTGGCCCACTGGGACGTGCCGACGCCGACGGAGGACGGTACGGCACCGGCCGGCGACCCGGTGGTGCGCCGGGGCGCGGCGCTGCTCCTGGAGGCGCTGGAGGAGTTCACCCGCGCCCTGGACGAGCGGGGCGGCTCCACCCGCGTGAGCAGCACCCTGGCGGAGAACTGA
- a CDS encoding DUF2786 domain-containing protein, with product MESVVDQACAAALYAEGDAALDTGASLLAAAPEADDALHRRGEEFVTRAWGRGWHPADLVRFVRLELDERRAALAATLIAAETARYAALPPRWRAQLDELPGRPPAPRNKPDRFSYASDLLELFRLLLRLPAIESVGPAPGTAADHLHRPPAPDEPRMLTRIRALLAKAEATGFPEEAEALTGKAQELMARHSIDEALIAARTKSTESPGACRIGVEPPYESAKAILLDAVASANRCQAVWNGDLGFSTVVGFEPDLEAVELLFTSLLVQGTAAMTRAEAGQRASGRKRTKTFRQSFLMAYAQRLGTRLADTAERTTATAADSGTETGTGTGPRTGPGTDPRGLLPVLAARDVAVTETTERMFPRTTTTRVRGATDLEGWNHGTEAADRARMGSSGKGSRSGPHDGEIMA from the coding sequence ATGGAATCGGTGGTCGACCAGGCATGCGCGGCGGCGCTCTACGCGGAGGGCGACGCGGCCCTGGACACCGGGGCCTCCCTGCTCGCCGCCGCCCCCGAAGCGGACGACGCGTTGCACCGGCGGGGCGAGGAGTTCGTGACCCGGGCCTGGGGCAGGGGCTGGCACCCCGCCGACCTGGTCCGGTTCGTCCGGCTGGAGCTGGACGAGCGGCGGGCGGCGCTGGCGGCCACGCTGATCGCCGCCGAGACCGCCCGGTACGCCGCGCTGCCGCCCCGCTGGCGGGCCCAGCTCGACGAGCTGCCCGGACGGCCGCCCGCACCGCGCAACAAGCCGGACCGGTTCAGCTACGCTTCCGACCTGCTGGAGCTGTTCCGGCTGCTGCTCCGGCTCCCCGCCATCGAGTCCGTCGGCCCGGCCCCCGGCACCGCCGCCGACCACCTCCACCGGCCGCCCGCCCCCGACGAGCCCCGCATGCTCACCCGGATCCGGGCGCTGCTGGCGAAGGCGGAGGCGACCGGGTTCCCGGAGGAGGCCGAGGCGCTGACGGGCAAGGCGCAGGAGCTGATGGCCCGGCACAGCATCGACGAGGCTCTCATCGCCGCCCGTACGAAGAGCACCGAGAGCCCCGGGGCGTGCCGGATCGGGGTGGAGCCCCCGTACGAGAGCGCGAAGGCGATCCTGCTGGACGCCGTCGCCTCGGCCAACCGCTGCCAGGCCGTGTGGAACGGCGACCTCGGCTTCAGCACGGTCGTCGGCTTCGAGCCGGACCTGGAGGCCGTCGAGTTGCTGTTCACCTCCCTGCTCGTCCAGGGCACGGCGGCGATGACCCGGGCGGAGGCCGGACAGCGGGCCTCCGGCCGTAAGCGGACCAAGACCTTCCGGCAGTCGTTCCTGATGGCGTACGCGCAGCGGCTGGGCACCCGGCTCGCCGACACCGCCGAACGGACCACGGCGACGGCGGCCGACAGCGGCACCGAGACCGGAACCGGCACCGGCCCCCGCACCGGCCCTGGCACAGACCCCCGCGGCCTGCTCCCCGTCCTCGCCGCCCGGGACGTCGCCGTCACCGAGACCACCGAGCGGATGTTCCCCCGGACCACCACCACGCGCGTCCGCGGGGCCACCGACCTGGAGGGCTGGAACCACGGCACCGAGGCCGCCGACCGGGCCCGTATGGGCAGCTCCGGAAAAGGCTCCCGCAGCGGTCCGCACGACGGCGAAATCATGGCGTAA
- a CDS encoding bifunctional 3'-5' exonuclease/DNA polymerase, which translates to MTERERWAVAAADGGGALLVPLAGDGTAAGPVLAEPDLVEAVRSRPGVARWVWRSTAELYPRLLAAGVRVERCYDIECAELLLLGHAGRLGEPRSAAAALARLENAPVPPDPPARSAEPGAQSSLFEPSSGPAVPFEGLLRVYADQVRRHDTAEHPDRMRLLTASESAGMLVAAEMHRAGLPWRADVHREVLHGLLGERYAGGGEPRKLAELADEVSAAFGRRVRPDLPADVVKAFAQAGISVKSTRRWELAELDHPAVEPLIAYKKLYRIWTAHGWSWLQDWVREGRFRPEYQPGGTVSGRWTTNGGGALQIPKVIRQAVVADDGWRLVVADADQMEPRVLAAISRDRGLMEVAGHDGDLYKSLSDRAFHGDREHAKLALLGAIYGQTSGDGLKNLAALRRRFPLAVAYVDDAARAGEEGRTVRTWLGRTSPPVALAGQDEEAGIPQEGGETVSDGGPARARGRFTRNFVVQGSAADWALLLLAGLRRTLHEQGLRAELVFFQHDEVIVHCPAEETAAVTEAIRAAGELAGRIAFGETPVRFPFTTAVVERYSDAK; encoded by the coding sequence ATGACCGAACGGGAACGGTGGGCGGTGGCGGCTGCGGACGGGGGCGGGGCGCTGCTCGTGCCGCTCGCGGGGGACGGCACGGCCGCCGGGCCGGTCCTGGCCGAGCCCGATCTCGTCGAGGCGGTCCGCTCCCGGCCCGGGGTGGCCCGCTGGGTGTGGCGGTCCACCGCCGAGCTCTACCCACGGCTGCTCGCCGCCGGGGTCCGCGTGGAGCGGTGTTACGACATCGAGTGCGCCGAGCTCCTGCTGCTCGGGCACGCGGGGCGGCTCGGTGAGCCCCGGTCCGCGGCCGCCGCGCTGGCCCGGCTGGAGAACGCGCCCGTGCCGCCGGACCCGCCCGCCCGCTCCGCCGAACCCGGCGCCCAGTCCTCCCTCTTCGAGCCGTCCTCCGGTCCCGCGGTCCCCTTCGAGGGGCTCCTGCGGGTCTACGCGGACCAGGTGCGCCGCCACGACACGGCCGAGCACCCGGACCGGATGCGGCTGCTGACCGCCTCGGAGTCGGCGGGGATGCTCGTCGCGGCCGAGATGCACCGGGCGGGGCTGCCCTGGCGCGCCGATGTGCACCGGGAGGTGCTGCACGGGCTGCTGGGCGAGCGGTACGCGGGCGGCGGCGAGCCCCGCAAGCTCGCCGAGCTGGCGGACGAGGTCTCGGCCGCCTTCGGCAGAAGGGTCCGCCCCGACCTGCCCGCCGATGTGGTGAAGGCCTTCGCGCAGGCCGGGATCTCCGTGAAGTCGACCCGGCGGTGGGAGCTGGCGGAGCTGGACCACCCGGCGGTCGAACCGCTGATCGCGTACAAGAAGCTGTACCGGATCTGGACCGCCCACGGCTGGAGCTGGCTCCAGGACTGGGTGCGCGAGGGCCGCTTCCGCCCGGAGTACCAGCCGGGCGGCACGGTCAGCGGCCGCTGGACGACCAACGGCGGCGGGGCCCTCCAGATCCCCAAGGTCATCCGCCAGGCCGTCGTCGCCGACGACGGGTGGCGGCTGGTCGTCGCGGACGCCGACCAGATGGAGCCACGCGTGCTGGCCGCGATCTCCCGCGACCGGGGCCTGATGGAGGTGGCCGGTCATGACGGCGACCTCTACAAGTCCCTCTCCGACCGGGCGTTCCACGGCGACCGCGAGCACGCCAAGCTGGCGCTGCTCGGCGCGATCTACGGCCAGACGTCCGGGGACGGGCTGAAGAACCTGGCCGCCCTGCGCCGCCGCTTCCCGCTCGCCGTCGCCTACGTCGATGACGCGGCCCGGGCGGGCGAGGAGGGGCGCACGGTGCGGACATGGCTGGGCCGCACCAGCCCGCCGGTCGCGCTGGCGGGCCAGGACGAGGAGGCGGGCATCCCCCAGGAGGGCGGCGAGACCGTCTCCGACGGAGGTCCGGCCCGGGCCCGGGGCCGCTTCACCCGGAACTTCGTGGTCCAGGGCAGCGCCGCCGACTGGGCCCTGCTCCTCCTGGCCGGGCTGCGCCGCACCCTCCACGAACAGGGGCTCCGCGCCGAGCTGGTCTTCTTCCAGCACGACGAGGTGATCGTGCACTGCCCGGCCGAGGAGACCGCCGCCGTGACCGAGGCGATCCGGGCGGCCGGCGAGCTGGCCGGACGGATCGCCTTCGGGGAGACCCCCGTGCGGTTCCCTTTCACCACGGCGGTCGTGGAGCGGTACTCCGACGCGAAGTGA
- a CDS encoding SigE family RNA polymerase sigma factor — protein sequence MRTSRAEEFKEFAAVRASHLYRSACLLTSGDVHLAEDLVQETLGRMYVHWGRARRIDNPAAYAQTVLVRIFLTHRRRRSASERPLAELPEESRSDPDDPALRMTLLRALAQLAPKDRAVVVLRYWEDRSIEETAAALQVSPAAVRTRCVRALGRLRTQLGGSIAEFAAR from the coding sequence ATGAGGACATCGCGTGCCGAGGAGTTCAAGGAGTTCGCCGCCGTGCGGGCGAGCCATCTGTACCGCTCGGCCTGCCTGCTGACCAGCGGTGACGTGCACCTTGCCGAGGACCTGGTGCAGGAGACGCTGGGCCGGATGTACGTCCACTGGGGCCGGGCCCGGCGGATCGACAACCCGGCGGCGTACGCGCAGACCGTGCTCGTCCGGATATTCCTGACCCACCGGCGCCGCCGCTCCGCCTCGGAACGCCCGCTGGCCGAGCTGCCCGAGGAGTCCCGGTCCGACCCCGACGATCCGGCGCTGCGGATGACGCTGCTCCGGGCGCTCGCCCAACTGGCCCCCAAGGACCGCGCGGTGGTCGTCCTGAGGTACTGGGAGGACCGGAGCATCGAGGAGACCGCCGCCGCGCTCCAGGTCAGCCCCGCCGCCGTACGGACCCGCTGCGTGCGGGCCCTCGGGCGGCTCCGTACCCAGCTGGGCGGCAGCATCGCGGAGTTCGCCGCCCGCTGA